One Chloroflexota bacterium DNA window includes the following coding sequences:
- a CDS encoding DNA-directed RNA polymerase subunit beta encodes MPQVQSTVILPPLITSSIFRDDQGRAMIASRRSFARITDAIELPKLIETQIDSFRWFQREGLRELFDEINPIDDFTGKNLELSFSDYEFGEPRYNEFECRERDMTYAAPLRVRVRLKVKTTGEIKESDIFLGDFPLMTNNGTFVINGAERVVVSQLIRSPGVYFKEEKEPTSGRSLHSAKLIPNRGAWLEFETNKRDVLSVKVDRKRKLPVTILIRAVLGLFGDKPLDQCGLNEDVIALFGNVDVNRDHQYIASTLDKDPSTNAKEAIMELYKRLRPGDPATVDNARSLLETLLFNARRYDLGKVGRYKLNRNLWEKSRLFEGQEIPSLTMRVLSKADLFKIVERLIDLNNGIGNPDDIDHLGNRRVRTVGELIQTQFRVGLLRMERVIKERMSLQEPEAATPNGLINIRPVVAAMREFFGGSQLSQFMDQTNPLAELTHKRRLSALGPGGLSRDRAGFEVRDVHHSHYGRICPVETPEGPNIGLIGTMSTFARVNEMGFLETPYRRVYREVDNAPLWLERGMTTRDVRHLSTGELIARAGARVDAELAKIIAIGVLNGQLLREDIVNPATGDLIAEAGSEIDRALATKIADLPLRAIKIHPVVTNETDYLPADEEDKFIIAQANALLDERYRFIDPTVSCRHAEDFVQAPIASVDYMDVSPKQVVSVSTALIPFLEHDDANRALMGSNMQRQAVPLLRPDAPIIGTGMEHKAARDSGQVVVARADGVVLSSNSERILVRENDGTERTYPLLKFLRSNQDTCINQRPSVFIGDKIRAGEVIADSSSTQNGELALGQNILVAYMPWEGGNFEDAILVSERLVREDIFTSIHIEKYEVEARDTKLGPEEITRDIPNVGQDSLKNLDERGIIYVGADVQPNDILVGKITPKGETDLTAEERLLRAIFGEKAREVKDSSLRVPNGVKGKVIDVKVFTRDETTEMPVGVNQTVRVMLCQKRKISPGDKMAGRHGNKGVVSRVLPIEDMPFLPDGTPVDIVLNPLAVPSRMNIGQILETHLGWAASRLGFRIATPVFDGARDEDIIKALAESGLPSDAKIDLYDGRTGEKFDNPVTVGYKYMLKLAHLVEDKIHARSTGPYSLVTQQPLGGKAQFGGQRFGEMEVWALEAYGAAYILQEMLTVKSDDVVGRVKTYEAIVKGDPINEAGVPESFKVLIKELQSLGLSVDVLTADERPVELTDSEADDLISLDGINLSGMEKGEL; translated from the coding sequence ATGCCGCAAGTTCAGTCAACTGTTATCCTGCCACCGCTGATCACGTCCAGTATCTTCCGCGATGACCAAGGTCGTGCGATGATCGCATCACGTCGGAGTTTTGCTCGCATTACCGATGCGATTGAATTACCGAAGTTGATCGAAACCCAGATCGATTCGTTTCGCTGGTTTCAACGTGAAGGGCTACGTGAATTGTTCGATGAAATTAATCCCATCGACGATTTCACGGGCAAAAACCTAGAGCTTTCGTTTAGCGATTATGAGTTCGGCGAACCCCGCTATAACGAATTTGAGTGCCGTGAACGTGATATGACCTACGCCGCACCCCTGCGGGTTCGCGTGCGCTTGAAGGTCAAAACTACCGGTGAAATCAAGGAAAGCGATATCTTCCTTGGTGACTTCCCATTGATGACCAATAATGGGACGTTTGTGATCAACGGCGCAGAACGGGTTGTTGTGTCGCAGTTGATTCGCTCACCTGGCGTGTATTTCAAGGAAGAAAAAGAGCCAACCAGCGGTCGTTCGCTCCACAGCGCTAAGTTGATCCCCAACCGTGGTGCTTGGCTGGAGTTTGAAACGAATAAGCGCGATGTGCTTTCGGTCAAGGTTGATCGCAAACGTAAGTTGCCAGTCACGATCTTGATCCGTGCTGTGTTGGGCTTGTTCGGCGATAAACCGCTCGATCAATGTGGCCTGAATGAAGACGTGATCGCCTTATTCGGCAATGTCGATGTTAACCGCGACCACCAATATATCGCTTCAACCTTGGATAAAGACCCATCAACCAATGCCAAAGAAGCGATTATGGAATTGTACAAGCGCTTGCGCCCAGGCGATCCAGCAACCGTCGATAACGCCCGTTCGTTATTGGAAACTTTGCTGTTCAACGCCCGCCGCTACGACTTGGGCAAAGTCGGTCGCTATAAATTAAATCGCAATCTCTGGGAAAAAAGCCGCCTCTTCGAAGGCCAAGAAATTCCCAGCCTAACCATGCGCGTACTCAGCAAAGCCGATTTGTTCAAAATCGTCGAGCGCTTGATCGATCTCAATAATGGGATTGGCAACCCCGATGATATTGACCACCTCGGGAATCGCCGCGTGCGGACTGTCGGCGAATTGATTCAAACTCAATTCCGCGTCGGTTTGCTGCGGATGGAACGGGTAATCAAAGAACGCATGTCGTTGCAAGAACCAGAAGCTGCAACTCCCAATGGCTTGATCAATATCCGGCCTGTGGTTGCCGCTATGCGCGAGTTCTTCGGCGGTTCGCAACTTTCCCAGTTCATGGATCAAACCAATCCATTGGCTGAATTGACCCACAAACGCCGCCTTTCAGCGCTTGGCCCTGGTGGTCTGAGCCGCGATCGCGCTGGCTTTGAGGTTCGCGACGTTCACCACTCGCACTATGGTCGGATCTGCCCAGTTGAAACGCCTGAAGGTCCAAACATCGGTCTGATCGGTACGATGTCAACCTTTGCGCGGGTTAACGAAATGGGCTTCCTTGAAACGCCCTATCGTCGCGTCTATCGCGAAGTTGATAATGCCCCGCTCTGGCTTGAACGTGGCATGACCACCCGCGATGTGCGTCACCTCAGTACTGGCGAGTTGATCGCCCGCGCTGGAGCACGGGTTGATGCTGAATTAGCCAAGATCATTGCGATCGGTGTGCTCAATGGCCAATTGCTGCGCGAAGATATTGTCAACCCAGCGACTGGCGATTTGATTGCCGAAGCTGGCTCAGAAATTGACCGTGCCTTGGCAACCAAAATTGCCGATTTGCCCTTACGCGCAATCAAAATTCACCCAGTTGTCACCAATGAAACCGACTATTTGCCCGCCGATGAAGAAGATAAGTTCATCATTGCGCAAGCTAACGCTTTGCTCGACGAACGCTATCGCTTTATCGACCCAACGGTTTCATGCCGCCATGCCGAAGATTTCGTCCAAGCGCCAATCGCCTCGGTCGATTATATGGACGTTTCGCCCAAGCAGGTGGTCAGTGTTTCAACCGCGTTGATTCCGTTCTTGGAACACGACGACGCAAACCGTGCCTTGATGGGTTCGAATATGCAGCGCCAAGCTGTGCCGTTGTTGCGCCCTGATGCGCCAATTATCGGTACTGGCATGGAGCACAAAGCCGCCCGCGACTCAGGTCAGGTGGTTGTGGCTCGTGCCGATGGCGTGGTGCTTTCATCGAATAGCGAACGCATTTTGGTTCGCGAAAACGATGGCACTGAACGCACTTATCCATTGCTCAAGTTCTTGCGCTCGAACCAAGATACCTGTATCAACCAACGCCCAAGCGTCTTTATCGGCGATAAAATTCGGGCTGGCGAGGTAATTGCGGATAGTTCTTCGACCCAAAACGGCGAGCTAGCGCTTGGCCAAAATATTCTCGTGGCCTATATGCCGTGGGAAGGTGGGAACTTCGAAGACGCGATTTTGGTCAGCGAACGCTTGGTACGCGAAGATATTTTCACCTCGATTCACATTGAAAAATATGAAGTCGAGGCTCGCGATACCAAACTTGGCCCCGAAGAAATTACCCGCGATATTCCGAACGTCGGCCAAGATAGCCTTAAAAACTTGGACGAACGCGGGATTATCTATGTCGGTGCTGATGTTCAGCCAAACGATATTTTGGTTGGCAAAATCACACCCAAGGGCGAAACTGACCTGACCGCTGAAGAACGGCTCTTGCGGGCTATCTTCGGTGAAAAGGCTCGCGAAGTTAAAGATAGTAGCTTGCGCGTTCCCAACGGGGTCAAAGGTAAAGTCATTGATGTCAAGGTCTTTACCCGCGATGAAACAACTGAAATGCCTGTCGGTGTCAATCAAACGGTGCGGGTGATGCTCTGTCAAAAGCGCAAAATCAGCCCAGGCGATAAGATGGCAGGCCGTCACGGCAACAAAGGCGTGGTCAGCCGCGTGCTGCCAATCGAAGATATGCCATTCTTACCCGATGGCACGCCTGTCGATATCGTCTTGAATCCGTTGGCTGTGCCAAGCCGCATGAACATCGGCCAGATTTTGGAAACTCACTTGGGTTGGGCCGCTTCACGCTTGGGCTTCCGCATTGCTACGCCAGTCTTCGACGGCGCACGCGATGAGGATATTATCAAAGCTCTCGCTGAATCTGGCCTGCCATCCGATGCCAAGATCGATCTCTACGATGGCCGCACTGGCGAGAAATTCGATAATCCAGTGACCGTCGGTTACAAATATATGCTCAAGTTGGCGCACTTGGTGGAAGATAAGATCCACGCTCGCTCAACTGGCCCCTACAGCTTGGTGACCCAACAGCCACTCGGCGGTAAGGCTCAGTTTGGTGGTCAGCGCTTTGGTGAAATGGAAGTTTGGGCGCTCGAAGCCTATGGCGCTGCTTACATTCTCCAAGAAATGCTCACGGTCAAGTCCGACGACGTGGTTGGTCGGGTCAAAACGTATGAGGCGATCGTCAAGGGCGATCCAATCAACGAAGCCGGCGTACCTGAATCGTTCAAGGTCTTGATCAAAGAGTTGCAATCGCTTGGTCTGTCGGTCGATGTGTTGACCGCTGATGAACGCCCGGTTGAGCTAACCGATAGCGAAGCCGATGACTTAATCTCACTCGACGGCATCAACCTGTCGGGGATGGAAAAAGGCGAACTCTAA
- a CDS encoding DUF4386 domain-containing protein: MIATKAYPTTNQTERSTTSSYRWAAGLLFAQFSVFLVAFLVLSSAIDWPASLDNPASQSLPLILQERSAVALGYTAYFLSATMLIPIALLLWQILASESALMRVTAGLGMLAGFAKLLGIGRWLLMMPTLAEQYSATSDPNLRATIEVIYTSFNNYAGGVGEQIGVALFGGLWTAGVALTILRQTTLPRWLGYSGLIAAASVLVSLIEVYGISAGPMLTVSGSLWQFWLITLGGMLLRHKSKA, from the coding sequence ATGATCGCCACCAAAGCCTATCCTACAACCAACCAAACTGAACGAAGCACGACCAGCAGCTATCGCTGGGCAGCCGGATTACTTTTCGCGCAATTTAGCGTGTTTCTAGTTGCCTTTTTGGTACTCAGCAGCGCCATCGATTGGCCTGCGAGCCTCGATAATCCAGCTTCGCAATCGTTGCCCTTGATTCTACAAGAACGCTCGGCAGTTGCACTCGGCTATACGGCCTATTTCCTTTCGGCGACTATGCTTATTCCCATTGCTTTGCTGCTATGGCAAATTCTAGCGAGCGAAAGCGCCTTGATGCGGGTAACTGCTGGCTTGGGCATGTTGGCGGGCTTTGCCAAATTGCTGGGGATTGGGCGTTGGTTGTTGATGATGCCAACCCTTGCCGAACAATATAGCGCCACCAGCGATCCTAACCTACGCGCTACGATCGAAGTGATTTACACCAGTTTCAATAATTATGCTGGCGGTGTGGGCGAACAAATCGGCGTGGCCTTGTTTGGTGGTTTATGGACGGCAGGCGTAGCCTTGACGATTCTGCGCCAAACAACATTGCCGCGCTGGCTGGGTTATAGCGGGCTGATCGCCGCCGCCAGTGTGTTAGTTTCGCTAATCGAAGTCTACGGTATTAGTGCTGGGCCAATGTTGACGGTCAGCGGCAGTCTTTGGCAATTTTGGCTGATTACGCTTGGTGGCATGCTATTGCGCCATAAATCCAAAGCCTAA
- a CDS encoding LAGLIDADG family homing endonuclease — MARPAASNPFFRTWSPTMAYVLGYWWADGYMRIKSNTGAHEIQIASNDLDHLQQLADSIGTKYYLRKVRQDGQTFTVEFCSKEMYTDLLALGGTPRKSRTIGMPDVPDEYLRDFVRGVIDGDGTVGWNGDRPIVHLYSGSTLFLGGFTQRIESLTGIPAPNLIANRNNYYIKWSTIRAKCLAMWLYRNNNGLMLARKAAIAQQFEQWQPKKSPERGTITEKMRLHFANYLP, encoded by the coding sequence ATGGCTCGACCTGCTGCTAGCAATCCTTTCTTTCGCACATGGTCACCAACCATGGCCTATGTTCTAGGCTATTGGTGGGCTGATGGATATATGCGGATCAAATCAAACACTGGCGCTCATGAAATACAGATTGCCAGCAATGATCTTGATCATTTGCAACAACTAGCTGATTCAATCGGCACAAAATACTACTTGCGCAAAGTTCGCCAAGATGGACAAACCTTCACCGTCGAATTTTGCAGCAAGGAAATGTATACCGATTTGTTAGCATTAGGCGGTACTCCGCGTAAATCACGCACGATCGGGATGCCTGATGTGCCAGATGAATATCTTCGTGATTTTGTTCGTGGAGTAATTGATGGTGATGGTACTGTTGGCTGGAATGGAGATCGGCCAATCGTGCATCTCTATTCGGGATCAACCTTGTTTTTAGGTGGATTTACCCAACGTATCGAATCATTGACTGGAATTCCAGCACCGAATTTAATTGCTAATCGCAATAATTATTACATCAAGTGGAGCACAATTCGTGCAAAGTGTTTAGCAATGTGGCTGTATCGTAACAATAATGGCCTGATGCTAGCACGTAAGGCTGCGATCGCGCAGCAATTTGAGCAATGGCAACCAAAGAAGTCGCCTGAGCGGGGAACAATTACCGAGAAGATGCGCTTGCATTTTGCAAACTATCTTCCTTAA
- a CDS encoding MerR family transcriptional regulator — protein MFKIGEFSRLAQVSVRMLRHYDKLGLLIPNQIDQWTGYRYYSVEQLPRLHRIVALNGLGLSLQQIGELLNHDDLSADQLRGMLRLQEARLTAELAKKQAQLAEVSARLAQIEHEQEPWPYAMMLKSTAAEPIVSMRAIVPSLDQMGYYCHRLYGSLYQQVQQQRIPILAQEITIYHNEEFIETDIGVEVAVSLAEHNLAQLPDSNIKFQTLPSLELAATLAFEGSFSEIHAAALALLGWVGLHNYEMIGPLREFHRSGPAHNAQGGIQEPAVIELQLPIKLRD, from the coding sequence ATGTTCAAGATTGGTGAATTTTCGCGTTTGGCTCAAGTTTCGGTGCGGATGCTACGCCATTACGACAAATTAGGCTTGCTCATTCCCAACCAAATCGATCAATGGACTGGCTATCGCTACTACTCAGTTGAGCAATTGCCACGGCTGCATCGCATTGTGGCACTCAATGGCTTAGGGCTAAGTCTCCAACAAATCGGCGAATTATTGAACCATGATGATCTTTCGGCTGATCAACTGCGTGGGATGTTGCGCCTGCAAGAAGCCCGCTTAACCGCTGAACTGGCCAAAAAGCAAGCCCAACTAGCCGAAGTCAGTGCTCGCTTGGCCCAAATTGAACATGAACAGGAGCCATGGCCCTACGCCATGATGCTCAAATCGACCGCTGCTGAGCCGATTGTCAGCATGCGAGCGATTGTACCAAGCCTTGATCAAATGGGCTATTACTGCCATCGGCTTTATGGATCGCTGTATCAACAAGTGCAACAGCAGCGCATCCCAATCCTTGCCCAAGAAATTACGATCTATCACAACGAGGAGTTTATCGAAACCGATATTGGAGTCGAGGTAGCAGTCAGTTTGGCCGAGCACAATCTGGCTCAATTGCCCGATAGCAACATCAAGTTTCAAACCCTGCCCAGCCTCGAATTGGCCGCAACCCTCGCTTTTGAAGGCAGTTTTAGCGAAATTCACGCCGCTGCTTTGGCCTTGTTGGGCTGGGTTGGCTTGCACAACTACGAAATGATTGGGCCGCTGCGCGAATTTCATCGTTCAGGGCCAGCCCACAATGCTCAAGGCGGCATTCAAGAGCCAGCGGTAATTGAATTACAACTACCAATCAAACTACGTGATTAA
- a CDS encoding GNAT family N-acetyltransferase — translation MAITIDRLGVGDEAIIQQLALDDALFGLEPETDEPLTALDDQAARQFLANPAVLYWVAREAELITGFLYCVVVPLRSGEGSEVLLYEIGVHHQWRRKGIGQALMQTMEAWMREQAISAVWVLADNPEAASFYQACGFEVEHEQPTYLVKNIEHRAYNAEVQSK, via the coding sequence ATGGCAATCACCATCGATCGGCTGGGGGTTGGCGACGAGGCGATTATTCAACAATTGGCGTTGGATGATGCGCTATTTGGGCTTGAGCCTGAGACTGATGAGCCACTGACCGCACTTGATGATCAGGCAGCACGCCAGTTTTTGGCCAATCCAGCGGTCTTGTATTGGGTTGCGCGTGAGGCTGAGTTGATTACGGGCTTTTTGTATTGTGTGGTTGTGCCGTTGCGCTCAGGCGAGGGTAGCGAGGTCTTGCTGTATGAAATTGGCGTGCATCACCAATGGCGGCGTAAAGGCATCGGCCAAGCTCTCATGCAAACAATGGAAGCATGGATGCGCGAACAGGCTATAAGCGCGGTTTGGGTGCTAGCCGATAATCCCGAAGCCGCAAGTTTTTATCAGGCCTGCGGCTTTGAGGTTGAGCATGAGCAACCTACATACTTGGTTAAGAACATAGAACATAGAGCATATAACGCAGAAGTACAGAGTAAATGA
- a CDS encoding bifunctional riboflavin kinase/FAD synthetase — protein MHFAELASVHYQTPTLLTIGKFDGVHQAHQQLLRRLVERARQHNCHSAVLTFDPHPDEILRPEREIRYLTTINERAALMQELGIDLLAVLPFNHATSQLSPKAFLQLLLNHVPVRELWVGPDFKLGHRGTGTIPVLEELGQELGFTVEPIPYWTLDGEIVSSTAIRACLAAGDVQTANHYLGRAFSLQGTVVPGDQRGRKIGFPTANVQIASNHMLPADGVYVCKVQLLDDRRSFGAVTNIGVRPTFGVLGRAVEAHLFDFNEDIYGRPLRVSFLQHIRGEQKFAGIEQLVAQIGRDAQFAREWLANA, from the coding sequence ATGCATTTTGCTGAACTTGCCAGCGTGCACTATCAAACTCCAACGCTCTTAACTATTGGCAAATTTGATGGCGTGCATCAAGCCCATCAACAACTCCTGCGCCGCTTGGTCGAACGCGCTCGCCAGCACAATTGCCATAGCGCAGTCTTGACCTTCGATCCGCATCCTGATGAGATTTTGCGGCCTGAGCGTGAGATTCGCTACTTGACCACAATCAACGAGCGAGCAGCATTAATGCAAGAGCTGGGCATCGATTTGCTGGCGGTGTTGCCGTTCAACCATGCTACCTCACAGCTTAGCCCCAAGGCTTTTTTACAATTACTCTTGAATCATGTGCCAGTCCGTGAATTGTGGGTTGGGCCAGATTTTAAGCTGGGCCATCGCGGCACTGGCACAATTCCGGTATTAGAGGAGTTAGGTCAAGAGTTGGGATTTACGGTCGAACCAATTCCCTACTGGACGCTTGATGGCGAGATTGTTAGCTCAACCGCGATTCGCGCCTGCTTAGCTGCTGGCGATGTCCAAACCGCTAATCACTATCTTGGGCGGGCATTTAGCTTGCAAGGCACGGTGGTGCCAGGCGATCAGCGTGGGCGCAAGATTGGCTTTCCAACTGCCAATGTGCAAATTGCCAGCAACCATATGTTGCCTGCTGATGGTGTTTATGTTTGCAAGGTTCAGTTGCTTGATGATCGCCGTAGTTTTGGTGCTGTGACCAACATCGGTGTGCGGCCAACCTTTGGCGTGCTTGGCCGCGCAGTTGAAGCTCATTTATTTGATTTCAACGAAGATATTTATGGTCGCCCGTTGCGCGTTAGCTTTTTACAGCATATTCGCGGCGAACAAAAATTTGCTGGCATCGAACAACTGGTGGCCCAGATTGGCCGCGATGCCCAATTTGCTCGTGAATGGCTTGCCAACGCCTAA